From a region of the Agromyces ramosus genome:
- a CDS encoding aminotransferase class V-fold PLP-dependent enzyme: MHPAHDRFAAGRGYLAACTLGLPADVTRDAVQRDLERWSVGNAVAADYSASLERARGHAATLLGTTPDRVATGSQVSVFAGLAAASAPPGAEVLCVDGDFSSVVAPFLVRGDLRVRHVPLDALADAVTSSTWLVSYSLVQSATGAVADAAAIASAARGAGALTLVDTTQATGWLPTTDIEGDLVVCHAYKWLSAPRGAAFAAFSDRAIAEITPHTAGWYSGSDPWASCYGPNLHLADDARRFEVSPAWHAWAGAEAALGFVASLDMEAVRQHDVGLANAFRTRLGLEASDSAIVSWPDPDGDALTALGAGGVTASGRAGRARVAFHLWNDDDDVELAAGALGR, encoded by the coding sequence ATGCACCCTGCACACGACCGGTTCGCCGCGGGCCGCGGCTACCTCGCGGCCTGCACCCTCGGGCTGCCCGCCGACGTCACTCGCGACGCCGTTCAGCGTGACCTCGAGCGGTGGTCCGTCGGCAACGCCGTCGCCGCCGACTACTCGGCATCGCTCGAGCGCGCCCGGGGCCACGCCGCGACGCTGCTCGGCACGACACCCGACCGGGTCGCCACCGGCTCGCAGGTCTCGGTGTTCGCCGGTCTCGCCGCCGCCTCGGCGCCCCCCGGCGCCGAGGTGCTGTGCGTCGACGGCGACTTCTCGTCGGTCGTCGCGCCATTCCTCGTACGCGGCGACCTGCGGGTCCGGCACGTGCCGCTCGACGCGCTGGCCGACGCCGTGACGTCGTCGACCTGGCTGGTGTCGTACTCGCTCGTGCAATCGGCGACCGGCGCGGTGGCGGATGCCGCGGCCATCGCCTCAGCGGCCCGCGGTGCCGGGGCGCTCACGCTCGTCGACACGACGCAGGCCACCGGGTGGCTGCCGACCACCGACATCGAGGGCGACCTCGTCGTCTGTCACGCATACAAGTGGCTCTCGGCACCCCGCGGCGCCGCCTTCGCCGCCTTCTCCGACCGCGCCATCGCCGAGATCACGCCGCACACCGCCGGGTGGTACTCGGGCTCCGACCCGTGGGCGTCGTGCTACGGCCCGAACCTGCACCTCGCCGACGACGCCCGTCGATTCGAGGTCTCCCCGGCCTGGCACGCCTGGGCTGGGGCCGAAGCCGCGCTCGGCTTCGTCGCGTCGCTCGACATGGAGGCCGTGCGGCAGCACGACGTCGGACTCGCGAACGCGTTCCGCACACGCCTCGGGCTCGAGGCGTCCGACAGTGCGATCGTCTCGTGGCCCGACCCCGACGGCGACGCGCTCACGGCCCTGGGTGCCGGCGGCGTGACGGCATCGGGTCGCGCCGGCCGCGCCCGTGTCGCGTTCCACCTCTGGAACGACGACGACGACGTCGAGCTCGCGGCGGGCGCGCTCGGACGCTAG
- a CDS encoding fumarylacetoacetate hydrolase family protein yields MKIARFSHDDSISFGVVDEEEHELVLLKADPMFAGYEPTGERVPLAEVKLLAPVIPRSKIVAVGKNYHDHAAEMGGEAPAEPLLFLKPNTSVIGPDDAIVLPAQSERVEHEGELAVVIGRIAKHVAEADADSYIFGYTIANDVTARDLQRRDGQWARAKGFDTFCPLGPVIDTEVDLEHGSIATSVNGERRQEGRLADMVHSIPAIVAYASSVFTLLPGDVILTGTPAGVGPLVAGDVVEVTVSGLGTLSNTVRSA; encoded by the coding sequence ATGAAGATCGCCCGGTTCAGCCACGACGACAGCATCTCGTTCGGCGTCGTCGACGAAGAGGAACACGAGCTCGTGCTGCTGAAGGCCGACCCGATGTTCGCAGGATACGAGCCCACCGGCGAGCGCGTGCCGCTCGCCGAGGTGAAGCTGCTCGCGCCCGTCATCCCGCGCTCGAAGATCGTGGCCGTCGGCAAGAACTACCACGATCACGCCGCGGAGATGGGCGGTGAGGCGCCCGCCGAGCCGTTGCTCTTCCTGAAGCCGAACACCTCGGTCATCGGCCCCGACGACGCCATCGTGCTTCCCGCGCAGAGCGAGCGTGTCGAGCACGAGGGCGAGTTGGCCGTCGTCATCGGCCGCATCGCAAAGCACGTCGCCGAGGCCGACGCCGACTCCTACATCTTCGGCTACACGATCGCCAACGACGTCACGGCGCGCGACCTGCAGCGGCGCGACGGTCAGTGGGCGCGCGCGAAGGGCTTCGACACGTTCTGCCCGCTCGGCCCCGTCATCGACACCGAGGTCGACCTCGAGCACGGGTCGATCGCCACGAGCGTGAACGGCGAGCGCCGCCAAGAGGGCCGGCTCGCCGACATGGTGCACTCGATCCCCGCGATCGTCGCCTACGCGTCGTCGGTCTTCACGCTCCTGCCGGGCGACGTGATCCTCACCGGCACCCCTGCCGGCGTCGGCCCGCTCGTCGCGGGCGACGTCGTCGAGGTCACGGTTTCTGGCCTCGGCACGCTGTCGAACACGGTGCGATCGGCCTGA
- a CDS encoding LysR family transcriptional regulator, with protein sequence MSDASIDALAAALDLHTVRVVRQIAEHGTLTAAATALGYSQPAVSQQLRRFEARTGIALVERVGRGIRLTESGRVLARHANAVATVLEAAAGELAEIRGLRAGRVRLVAFPSASATLVPRLIAALGAAHPGVAVTYVEAEPPEAVEAVRADRADVAITFSYPGDRDDPHRASARGLDVRAYGDEAMRLVLPSGHAAAASDVVDLEALAGEPWIAGCPRCRGHLLELAGAAGFAPHIAFETDNFVAVEGMVAQGLGVALLPSLALAASPRHPGVVTRPTARADVRSLHLVTARGAERVPAVGAAIAALESLAPR encoded by the coding sequence ATGTCGGATGCATCGATCGACGCCCTGGCCGCTGCCCTCGACCTGCACACCGTCCGCGTCGTGCGGCAGATCGCCGAGCACGGCACGCTCACGGCCGCCGCCACCGCCCTGGGCTACAGCCAGCCCGCCGTCAGCCAGCAACTGCGCCGGTTCGAGGCGCGCACCGGCATCGCGCTCGTCGAGCGCGTCGGTCGCGGCATCCGCCTCACCGAATCGGGCCGGGTGCTCGCCCGACATGCGAACGCCGTCGCGACCGTGCTCGAAGCCGCTGCGGGAGAGCTCGCGGAGATCCGCGGCCTCCGTGCCGGTCGCGTGCGGCTCGTCGCCTTCCCGTCGGCGTCGGCCACCCTCGTGCCTCGGCTCATCGCCGCCCTCGGCGCGGCACATCCGGGCGTCGCCGTCACCTACGTCGAGGCCGAGCCGCCCGAGGCCGTCGAGGCGGTCCGCGCCGACCGCGCCGACGTCGCGATCACGTTCAGCTATCCGGGCGACCGCGACGACCCGCACCGCGCGAGCGCCCGCGGGCTCGACGTTCGCGCATACGGCGACGAGGCGATGCGGCTCGTGCTGCCGAGCGGGCATGCGGCCGCGGCATCCGACGTCGTCGATCTGGAAGCTCTGGCGGGCGAGCCGTGGATCGCGGGATGCCCCCGCTGCCGCGGCCACCTGCTCGAGCTCGCCGGCGCCGCCGGGTTCGCGCCACACATCGCATTCGAGACCGACAACTTCGTCGCGGTCGAGGGCATGGTCGCACAGGGCCTCGGAGTCGCGCTGCTGCCCTCACTCGCCCTCGCGGCCTCACCGCGGCATCCGGGCGTCGTCACCAGGCCGACCGCCCGCGCCGACGTGCGATCGCTCCACCTCGTGACCGCACGCGGCGCCGAGCGGGTGCCCGCGGTCGGCGCCGCGATCGCCGCGCTCGAATCGCTCGCCCCTCGATAG
- a CDS encoding NAD(P)/FAD-dependent oxidoreductase: MSEGATDAAARPFDADVAVIGAGPAGLSAALNLVRARRTTLLIDANRPRNAATLASHGFLTRDGVSPLELRRIGREEFERYSEARFHAASVDAVSPLQGGGFRLTGRGVRGAPALDATALAVVIAAGLVETLPALPSIRAWYGTQLHSCVECDAYEKSEQPLVLIGESDDLAERALLISQWSDDLLVCTNGVGIVTVAAEAALAARGIRVDRRPIADVEGADGRMTGVRFTDESFERRSGAVRAAGLECTDHDDRRARPRARRRRPRARRRTRSHEHSGRVRRGRRHPSGARAAHRRCGRGSRRRGHRQPRPAGPALIQRRGRLSLDARVSWAKMTCRPGASVPGHWGMV, translated from the coding sequence ATGAGCGAGGGGGCGACGGATGCCGCGGCGCGGCCGTTCGACGCCGACGTCGCGGTTATCGGCGCCGGCCCCGCCGGGCTCTCGGCCGCCCTCAACCTCGTGCGCGCCCGCCGCACGACACTCCTCATCGACGCGAATCGTCCGCGCAACGCCGCGACGCTCGCATCGCACGGGTTCCTGACCCGCGACGGCGTGTCGCCACTCGAGCTCAGGCGCATCGGCCGCGAGGAGTTCGAGCGGTACTCCGAGGCGCGGTTCCACGCTGCATCCGTCGACGCGGTGTCACCGCTCCAGGGCGGCGGGTTCCGTCTGACCGGTCGTGGTGTTCGCGGCGCCCCCGCGCTCGACGCGACCGCACTCGCGGTGGTGATCGCCGCCGGCCTCGTCGAGACGCTGCCTGCGCTGCCCTCGATCCGCGCCTGGTACGGCACGCAGTTGCACAGTTGCGTCGAATGCGACGCCTATGAGAAGTCCGAGCAGCCGCTCGTGCTCATCGGCGAGTCCGACGACCTCGCCGAGCGCGCGCTGCTCATCTCGCAGTGGAGCGACGACCTGCTCGTCTGCACCAACGGCGTCGGCATCGTCACGGTGGCGGCCGAGGCGGCGCTCGCTGCTCGGGGCATCCGCGTCGATCGACGCCCGATCGCCGACGTCGAGGGTGCAGACGGGCGCATGACCGGCGTGCGCTTCACCGACGAATCCTTCGAACGGCGCTCGGGCGCGGTTCGTGCGGCCGGCCTGGAGTGCACCGATCACGACGATCGACGGGCTCGACCTCGAGCTCGACGCCGACGGCCTCGTGCACGTCGACGCACTCGGTCGCACGAACATTCCGGGCGTGTACGCCGCGGGCGACGTCACCCCTCCGGGGCCCGAGCAGCTCATCGTCGCTGCGGGCGAGGGAGCCGCCGTCGCGGCCACCGTCAACCGCGACCTGCTGGGCCCGCTCTGATCCAGCGGCGAGGCCGCCTCAGTTTGGATGCGCGCGTTTCGTGGGCTAAAATGACATGTCGGCCCGGGGCTTCGGTTCCAGGTCATTGGGGTATGGTGTAA
- a CDS encoding GNAT family acetyltransferase, translated as MSAAGTVRELRIRPFDRADTEPVVALWRAAGLVVPWNDPYLDIERKLGVQPELFLVGEAHGAVIATAMVGYDGHRGWVNYLAVDGSRRGERLGARLMAEAERLLAERGCPKLNLQVRSTNAGVIEFYRRIGYQVDEVASLGKRLIADAPPIG; from the coding sequence GCCGTTCGATCGAGCCGACACCGAGCCGGTCGTCGCGCTGTGGCGCGCGGCCGGGCTCGTGGTGCCGTGGAACGACCCGTATCTCGACATCGAGCGCAAGCTCGGCGTGCAGCCCGAGCTCTTCCTCGTGGGCGAGGCGCACGGCGCCGTGATCGCGACGGCCATGGTGGGCTACGACGGGCATCGCGGCTGGGTGAACTACCTGGCGGTCGACGGCTCGCGCCGCGGCGAGCGGCTCGGCGCGAGGCTCATGGCCGAGGCCGAGCGACTGCTCGCCGAGCGCGGCTGCCCGAAGCTCAACCTCCAGGTCCGCTCGACGAACGCGGGCGTGATCGAGTTCTACCGCCGGATCGGCTATCAGGTCGACGAGGTCGCGAGCCTCGGCAAGCGACTGATCGCGGATGCCCCGCCGATAGGCTGA
- the gltX gene encoding glutamate--tRNA ligase: protein MSETAHPFTQATGVDVRVRFCPSPTGTPHVGLVRTALFNWAYARHTGGTFVFRVEDTDAARDSEESYEQLLDALTWLGLDWDEGIGIGGPHGPYRQSQRSGIYADVIERLTASGHVYESYSSAEEIDARNEAAGRPKQLGYDNFDRDLTDEQRAAFRTEGREPALRLRVPEVDLGFDDLVRGEITFPAGNTTDFVVVRPNGAPLYTLVNPVDDALMGITHVLRGEDLLSSTPRQIALYHALIDIGVTTFVPRFGHLPYVMGEGNKKLSKRDPESSLFHHRERGFIPEGLLNYLALLGWGFSADRDVFSRDELVEAFDVANVNPNPARFDLKKAEAINGDHIRQLDVAEFTARTVPYLQAAGFVETPISAAHEAVLVEAAPLVQERIALLGEAPGMLGFLFTDAAGLEFEESAVGALPADAPSVLAAARAALERLPADDWTHEQIEEALRGALIDGLGLKPRVAFGPVRTAISGRRVSPPLFESLQILGKIDSLDRIDRLVALIA from the coding sequence ATGTCTGAGACAGCTCACCCCTTCACCCAGGCCACCGGCGTCGACGTCCGTGTGCGCTTCTGCCCCTCACCGACCGGCACGCCGCACGTCGGCCTCGTGCGCACGGCGCTCTTCAACTGGGCCTACGCCCGGCACACCGGGGGCACGTTCGTCTTCCGCGTCGAAGACACCGACGCCGCGCGCGACAGCGAAGAGAGTTACGAGCAATTGCTCGACGCGCTCACGTGGCTCGGACTCGACTGGGACGAGGGCATCGGAATCGGCGGTCCGCACGGGCCCTACCGCCAATCGCAGCGCTCCGGCATCTACGCCGACGTCATCGAGCGACTGACGGCGTCGGGCCACGTCTACGAGAGCTACTCCAGCGCTGAAGAGATCGACGCCCGCAACGAGGCGGCCGGGCGCCCGAAGCAGCTCGGGTACGACAACTTCGACCGCGACCTCACCGACGAGCAGCGCGCCGCATTCCGCACGGAGGGTCGCGAGCCGGCGCTGCGCCTGCGCGTGCCCGAGGTCGACCTCGGCTTCGACGACCTCGTGCGCGGAGAGATCACCTTCCCGGCGGGCAACACCACCGACTTCGTGGTCGTGCGTCCGAACGGGGCTCCGCTCTACACGCTCGTGAATCCGGTCGACGACGCCCTCATGGGCATCACGCACGTGCTGCGCGGCGAAGACCTGCTCTCGTCGACGCCGCGCCAGATCGCGTTGTATCACGCGCTCATCGACATCGGCGTCACGACGTTCGTGCCGCGCTTCGGCCACCTGCCCTACGTCATGGGCGAGGGCAACAAGAAGCTCTCCAAGCGCGACCCCGAGTCGAGCCTGTTCCATCACCGCGAACGCGGCTTCATCCCCGAGGGCCTGCTCAACTACCTCGCGCTCCTCGGCTGGGGCTTCTCGGCCGATCGCGACGTGTTCAGCCGTGACGAGCTGGTCGAGGCGTTCGACGTGGCGAACGTGAACCCGAACCCGGCACGCTTCGACCTCAAGAAGGCCGAGGCGATCAACGGCGACCACATCCGCCAGCTCGATGTCGCGGAGTTCACGGCGCGCACGGTGCCCTACCTCCAGGCGGCGGGCTTCGTCGAGACGCCGATCAGCGCGGCGCACGAGGCGGTGCTCGTCGAGGCGGCCCCGCTCGTGCAGGAGCGCATCGCGCTGCTCGGCGAGGCGCCCGGCATGCTCGGGTTCCTCTTCACCGATGCCGCGGGCCTCGAGTTCGAGGAATCCGCCGTCGGCGCGCTCCCGGCCGATGCCCCCTCGGTGCTCGCCGCCGCCCGTGCCGCCCTCGAGCGTCTCCCCGCCGACGACTGGACGCACGAGCAGATCGAGGAGGCGCTCCGCGGCGCCCTCATCGACGGGCTCGGCCTGAAGCCGCGCGTCGCGTTCGGCCCGGTGCGCACGGCGATCTCGGGTCGGCGCGTGTCACCGCCGCTCTTCGAGTCATTGCAGATCCTCGGCAAGATCGACTCGCTCGACCGCATCGATCGACTCGTGGCACTCATCGCATGA